The Polyangiaceae bacterium genome includes a region encoding these proteins:
- a CDS encoding tRNA (cytidine(34)-2'-O)-methyltransferase, giving the protein MPAEPVRLRGQSAERPFHVVLVEPEIPPNTGNVARICAATACPLHLVGRLGFSIDEHAVRRAGLDYWHLVEVHQHPDLASAEREIASRSWLFSGKAERSYLDVDFRLGDALVFGKESVGLPEELLAARAEQVIGIPTLGPVRSHNLGNAVAIALYEALRQTGLLAPRQRTITRGD; this is encoded by the coding sequence ATGCCCGCCGAGCCCGTCCGCCTCCGCGGCCAGAGCGCCGAGCGGCCCTTCCACGTGGTGCTGGTGGAGCCCGAAATCCCGCCCAACACGGGGAACGTGGCGCGGATCTGCGCTGCCACCGCCTGCCCGCTCCACCTGGTGGGGCGCCTCGGCTTCAGCATCGACGAGCACGCCGTGCGGCGCGCGGGCCTCGACTATTGGCACCTGGTGGAGGTGCACCAGCACCCGGACCTCGCCAGCGCGGAGCGAGAAATCGCTTCCCGGAGCTGGCTCTTCAGCGGCAAGGCCGAGCGGAGCTACCTCGACGTGGACTTCCGACTGGGTGACGCGCTGGTGTTCGGCAAGGAGAGCGTGGGGCTGCCGGAGGAGCTGCTCGCCGCTCGCGCAGAGCAGGTGATCGGCATCCCCACGCTCGGGCCGGTGCGCTCGCACAACCTGGGCAACGCGGTCGCCATCGCGCTCTACGAGGCGCTGCGGCAGACCGGGCTGCTCGCGCCGCGTCAGCGCACGATCACGCGCGGCGACTGA
- a CDS encoding protein kinase, with translation MFPQLFGKYVLEREIAAGGMAKVFLATLRGAVGFEKRLVVKQIRPELASDDAFVRRFVEEAKTAVELGHPNIVPVYELGVEQGVYYIAMEFCEGVTLSEVLNETGTFSPEEGAYLGIEICRALDYAHRRASIVHRDITPRNVMLDEEGAVRIIDFGIAAPVTLPEDGGVSRGELFGSPGHMAPEQIAGDALTPATDVFAVAVLLIEAWTGKPPFRRKTPAECLKALETPPPRLDEELPELAPLADLIASATAKRPEDRPETAEQLARPLREFVKSADLGDVARRVGARVRKTRRKLLASSPWLFGEGEREPAEEKPDVSTRRAPSIGDTQTFAVRNDLVEWTRKLPSVPPPPDDVVVEPAPASEVMSTRPLESSAPEETAPITAGEERRSEPNRAGRPLVTLLLVGAVATAIWWGSRAQAPVVPAQDPRPAASVPAAAATPSATPVAPPSGPPSAAPVPTPSALPPTRPAAPASVPQPVGDAAVVEPGARASLTLTASPPSTVSVGGRSYTTPASVPLAPGSYYVGFDNATLNLRTGTQVTLSAGAKRSVHADFTDQSPRVIVR, from the coding sequence ATGTTCCCGCAGCTCTTCGGCAAGTACGTGCTCGAGCGAGAGATCGCTGCCGGAGGCATGGCCAAGGTGTTCCTCGCCACCTTACGCGGAGCCGTGGGATTCGAGAAGCGGCTCGTGGTCAAGCAGATCCGCCCGGAGCTGGCCTCCGACGACGCGTTCGTGCGGCGCTTCGTCGAGGAGGCCAAGACCGCGGTCGAGCTCGGCCACCCGAACATCGTGCCGGTCTACGAGCTGGGCGTCGAGCAAGGCGTCTACTACATCGCGATGGAGTTCTGCGAGGGCGTCACGCTCTCGGAGGTTCTGAACGAGACCGGGACGTTCTCCCCCGAGGAGGGCGCCTACCTGGGCATCGAGATCTGTCGCGCGCTCGACTACGCGCACCGCCGCGCGAGCATCGTCCACCGCGACATCACACCGCGCAACGTGATGCTCGACGAGGAGGGCGCCGTGCGCATCATCGACTTCGGCATCGCTGCGCCGGTGACGCTGCCGGAGGACGGCGGCGTCTCCCGGGGCGAGCTGTTCGGCTCACCCGGGCACATGGCGCCGGAGCAGATCGCGGGCGACGCGCTCACGCCCGCCACCGACGTGTTCGCCGTGGCGGTGCTCCTGATCGAAGCATGGACTGGAAAGCCGCCCTTTCGCCGCAAGACTCCCGCCGAGTGCCTGAAGGCCCTCGAGACACCGCCTCCGCGCTTGGACGAGGAGCTGCCGGAGCTCGCGCCGTTGGCGGACTTGATCGCGAGCGCCACCGCCAAGAGGCCGGAAGATCGACCCGAGACGGCCGAGCAGCTCGCGCGACCGCTGCGCGAGTTCGTCAAGAGCGCCGATCTCGGAGACGTCGCGCGGCGCGTCGGCGCGCGGGTGAGAAAGACGCGGCGCAAGCTCCTGGCTTCGAGCCCCTGGCTGTTCGGGGAAGGTGAGCGGGAGCCGGCGGAGGAGAAGCCGGACGTCTCCACCCGGCGCGCGCCCAGCATCGGCGACACGCAGACCTTCGCGGTGCGGAACGACCTGGTCGAGTGGACGCGCAAGCTGCCGAGCGTGCCGCCGCCTCCCGACGACGTGGTGGTCGAGCCCGCCCCCGCGAGTGAGGTGATGTCCACCCGCCCGCTCGAGAGCTCGGCGCCGGAGGAGACGGCTCCGATCACCGCGGGTGAAGAGCGTCGCTCCGAGCCGAACCGAGCTGGCCGGCCACTGGTCACGCTGCTCCTGGTGGGTGCCGTCGCGACGGCGATCTGGTGGGGCTCGCGGGCGCAGGCGCCGGTGGTTCCCGCGCAAGACCCACGCCCAGCCGCCTCGGTGCCAGCCGCCGCAGCGACCCCGAGCGCCACGCCGGTCGCGCCGCCCTCGGGGCCGCCGAGCGCTGCCCCCGTGCCGACTCCGAGCGCGCTGCCGCCGACGCGTCCCGCCGCTCCGGCGTCCGTGCCGCAGCCCGTTGGCGACGCCGCTGTCGTCGAGCCCGGCGCGCGCGCGTCGCTGACGCTCACGGCCTCACCGCCGAGCACGGTCAGCGTGGGTGGCCGATCGTACACCACGCCGGCGTCCGTCCCCCTCGCGCCCGGGAGCTACTACGTGGGCTTCGACAACGCGACGCTCAACCTGCGCACCGGCACCCAGGTCACGCTGAGCGCCGGCGCGAAGCGCTCCGTGCACGCCGACTTCACCGATCAGTCGCCGCGCGTGATCGTGCGCTGA